GCAATTATCAAATATCTGAGAAATGAAACCAAATATAATCTATCACTAATATTAGGttataataatatcaataaacataaaaaccatttatggcaaattttaatttctggaatatatatattattaagTAATTCAATTTAATTAGCAAACTAGTCATGATTATGGGAGATCGAGTATTGACCATAAAGTATCATTACTAGGCCTAGATGCAAATTATACAAGAAGTATGCTTTGATTTATACCAAGATTGAAAACCTACTCATTGTAAAATGAACTTATTTAACCGAGACAGCAGGgtatctaaattctccttacagcatcacctctgaatcaaataCCAAGGTCaggagaaaaaaggaaataatcaccaccaaaagaagctcttgattgtttggCAGATTCCTCTTGATATTATTACTGGAAATTTTTAATGGAAAGTTGGAGAATAAAGGTACTGATAGAGACAGATATTTTTCGTCCTGTCAcgaacgtgggacaaagaaaaaattctgagtccccatgaggaatcgaacctcagatctttGGATTCCaggctccgatgctctaccactgagccacagagactctacggtgagcgaggtccataacgaagttcatatgacaggcgtcctgcatactgctgggaTCATATGATGATTAGATACAAGCTATATATAGGTGAAATTCAGATAGTACGTACTTACTCAGATCAATGAAATTACTGGCCTAAAATAGGGGTAGTCCTTTGATATGGTGAGGTTCCTCTATACGAATACCTTTACAAGAACATTGTAAGTCTACAATCGttgacaaaaaacgaaaaatatcaCCGATTGTATATGATGGTAATTATAAATGGTTAGTGATCAGCATGACAAACCTGTGTGTTCCACTGGCGCTGTTTACATACCGCGACAATGGTCCAAAGAAACACGTACACTTTCGAAATGCCCGCCGAAGATGAAGGCAGCCGTCTATGGCTACAGATCTTTGACACACACGTATAAACATTGTCATGGTCTTCTGATTTTGGTCCTTAACCTTTCAATCATTGATGTATTCGGGGAAAGATGATCACATATTCTTCCAGGCTCTAAAATTTTAATCACGTTTTGCACGATAAGGACTGGGTCCAACTGGCTATTTCCCGCCTGTTTTTGGTTCGATGTTATAAAATGGAGAAGTTAAATTCCGACATCGCTTCTCTCGAGAAAATTTTCACGAATTTAAATAATAGTAAACCTGAAAATGTCACAGAGACGAAGTTCTTGACATGTGATACAGAGCACGAGTTTCTGATTTCGTTCATACCATCTAAAACCTATCATCCGCTGCGACGAATTGTCGGTAAGGTATCAACCTCTTTCCTCGTTGTTGGCAAAAGTTTACAAGCTGACTGTAACGACTCTACAAAATCTGCCGGGGATATAACCCCTCAGGTTGCAAGGCTCAAGAACGAAAGAGTTCCTGTGGGAAAACCACTTTCCCAAGAGGTATTTTATCTTACAGGCAGCGAGCCATTGCAATCTTATGCCGGCATGAGCAAGTACAACATTCACGATTCGAGAGGTTGTACAACTGAATGGTTCTTGTCAGTGGAAAATGTACATCCGTGTTCACTCGAAGCCGCCAGGTACTTCCTCTCCGTCTATGCAAATGCTTTGAGAGGTTCTTTGCGACCTACTGAAGTGTGGATTTGCGTGGATGGTACATGTAAGAATCCACAAGGCATAATTTACCTTGGAATGATCCCTGAAAATGGAACTGTCGGTAGAAAAACCGTGAGACACGTAATTTGTACCAGCAAGAATGAGCCGATTACAACTAGAGAAGATCTGCCAGAGCTCAGCTCCTTCCTACATCATCATCTGTCATCCAGTTTGTCAACAACCTTTGTTGAAACCCATGGCTATGCACTGTATGAAGTCATGGGCGCATCAAATTTTAGCGCACAAGATGGGGAAAACAGTCGAATTACAGTTGAGTTAACATGGAGTGGTGTCAGTTCTCTTCTCCAGTCTCATCCTCATTCCTGCGATGGTGTTCTCCATGTAAGGAACATTCCAGGCAGTGTCCATCTTGCAACACACTCACTGTACCTAGAATTGGTACGAGTGGATGCTTTCTTTAAGATATTAGGAGAAGAGGATTATCCTTGGCCACCACTTGCAGCTGTCAGTGAAAAAACAGTTGTTTCACAAATGGATGGATTCTTCACCAAGCTTAACTCCAGTAATGTGTTTCCACCAGTGGTCGATGATGAGGAGAGTAAGGAGGATGCAAATGATTGTACCTTTGCCGAGGGGTCAATGGCCCACCTGACCTTTCAAGAATTTGCTCGAAAGGATTTGGATTTTACTGAGAGACTTTGGCTTCTGCTGAAGGATTGCGTTGATGAAGATGATCTtgctggttcattgcaaatGTGTTGTATGGCTCTGTTCAATAACAAATGTCAACCTGTTGTCCACAGTTCCAACATGACTTCATTAGCAGTTTTTATTAGGGATTTGTTGCAGTTTGAAACTAAAGAACAGCTGGAGAAACTTCAAACTAGGGCCAAGAAATTCCTATCTCCTGATTCAGCCATCAAATGCCTAGTAGAAATTGGCTGTGAAAAACTTGCAAGGGACTATAGCCAATATTTTATTCAACAGGAACTTGCCACCATGGGGCAACTGGCAAATTATCTAGACAACAATGCCCCACTGGGCACCCGGGTTTCTCACATCATAAAGCTTCATCAAATACTAGAGCTGGTTGTCACTGCCAAATCAGTAACCAGACTTGGTCATGAAAATATGAGATCCTTGACCCAAAGTGCTTTGATGTATTATCAGACACATGCAGACTCTGATAACCAGCATCCCACATTCTCGTTGTCACTGCCAGCATTCGGATCCACTTCAGGAGCAGCTGTGAAAAGCATCTGCGCATCATCCAATCCTGCAGTTTGGTGTGTTTCCTTTAGGTCAAAAACAAAGACTGGAGATCACACCACAATGGTGCAATTAAGCACAAGTCACCCAGGCAGGGGAATTTCTGCAAGCCCTGGGTATAATGTCACTGAATTGAATGATGAAGACTTTGATTCAGACAAGGAGAAATTTCAGTATTTTCTGACCTGTGCCAAGCAGGTGACAATGCCAGTTGTATAGCAACCCTGTATagtggaaaaaattaaacagattGTGCACTCTCAGAAGGAGattttaaacagaattaaagAACATTTTGTCAGAATATTCTTTGGTATGCTCCTGAAGTAAAAGAGTTAAAGTTTATGTAATTTGAAATTGTTGTAGCTGGAACAATTGCAAGCATTCAAATTTCCTATTTTGCTTGTCAACTCCCTTCATCTGTACATTAATTTACTTCAAACTTCTACATATCTCCTTTGTCAATAAGTTTTAAGATAGTTTAGTTTTATACCCATAAGAGACTGAGACTAAGACTCATTACCTATTGGGAGgataatattttgaaatcatAGGTTGATAACTTCTGGGGTTAAGTGTTTTTCCAATGGCTTTGAACATTATTGGATTACAGTGGTGGATCAAGGGGAGGGGCCCAGGCCCCCCCCCTTACTTtgggtaaaaaaagaaaagaatcacaGAGGGCAGAAAAGCTGGCAGGGCAAGCAACAAAAAACCGGGCTCCCCCCCAAGGTCTGGATCCACCACTGAATTATCAGAtgatatgaaagaaaatttagacACCATATCACCTTTATGAttaaaattgcatttgaaaagtttttgttcaaattgaataatgtatggacaTTGGAAATAGaagtgacaaaaaaatcactttttgtagttgaagatttgcaaatgaaaataatttttgtttctgataTAGGCTTGTTAGAAACTTTCGTTGTTTATGTGTTCTTGAActattctttattataaaatgattCAGACTACCTTGATaaagtaattgaaatatttgattaTGCAGTAAGTATATGAGATTTTAAAGCCAAGTAATGAGTGTGAGAATTATAATGTTTTGCCTGAGCTTTGGGTGATAGATGTACAGTTATAAAAGGTGTTGAATTGGCAGAATATtggtaaataaattaaaaaacaagcTGTTTGGTTTCTAAGGGAATCAGTCTTTTGAACTATTAAATCATGTACCCTGTATGTGGGATAAATTTGCGAGGGGAGAGAATGACTATGAGTGGAGGTTGGAGCCCATTCTCAGGACTTCATTGTAAAATTGTTAATTCATTAAGTTAAGGAAATTTTACATTAGTCGGGGAAAACTCAAGGGATTTAAAAAAACCTATGACTGAGGCAATCTTTTAAAGGGTTTGAAATATTCCTCATAGGGCTGAAGGATTTTCCTTGCCTTTTTCTCCCTGTTCTCAAAAAGTCCTGGAATGTGCACAGTCCTACTTTTTGTAGTCCAGTCCAGCAGTATATTGTGACAATGGGCTTTTGGGCAAAACCATACTCCCCCTCCCGTCCCCTCTTTGACTATGCTTCTATTGAGCTAAAAATAGTGTTGTACGCTTCGCCTCACTTCAAGTGCTTTGTCCGTCGGCTTTATCATGACGCATCAAATGAAACTGCGAGGAAATCCCATTAAAAGATCGGCAAGTTACAATGGATTTTCGCTTGCTCTTCCTAGTAACATCGACGAACTGAAAATTGTAGATAGTTCATCCGACTCTTCGGCATACTTAATGCAATGGAGCCCAGTTGTTCGAAAACAAGTCGGCTGCCCATCGCTGATAAGATCACCGAATCATGTGCTTGATTGCTCAGTTTCAAACGAATTTAGAGATATAATTAAGGGCGTAGAAAATACTGACATAAGTTTGACTGAGCTTAGCGATGCATCAAGTGGAAGCGACGTTTGGCAAGAAGAATTAATTCTTCGTTTGAGACGACAGGAAGCTGCCATTGAGAAAGATAAAGCAAGGCTTGAGGAAGAAATAAAGACCCTTCAGTTGAAGTTGGAATTAGAGGAGGATCTGCGACGCAATGATAAAGAATGCATGGATATTCTCAGAAGCCACATCTCAAAGCTTGAAGGAAAACTACAGAGCAGCGAGAAGAAGATAAGAGAGTTAGAACACGAAAAGCAACGGCTAGAGGTCAACTCTGCAGTGTTACCCGCAACAAAGCCGGGGGAATTTACACTATTGAAAGCGCGCCTGGATGCGAGTGCAGCCACTATTCATGCCCTTGAGGCGGATTTAAAAAGGATAAAGGGCGAAAAAGCCACACTTGAGGGGCAAGGAAAGGAATATCAAGACATGCTGATAAAACTTGAGCATCAGTTGCGAAGTGCAAATAAGGAACTCCAACGTCGGGAGAATCGAGTAAACGAGCTTGTCGAAGAGAGAAGATCTCTGGAGGAATTTCAGTTAAAAGCACGCAGCTTACAAAGGAAAGATCAGAAATCTTCTTATGCTTTGCAAATTCAAATTGTTAACCTGCAAGAAAAACTCGAGATGTCAAGCAGGACTAATGATGAGTTGAAAAGCGACAAGGAGAAGTTGGAAGCTAAAATCAAACAACTTGAGTATAAGGTGAAAGAATTAGAGGGTAGCTATCGATCCAAACTCGAGCAGACTATGGAAAGATTAAAACGGCAGAAGTCACATACGGAAGGTAATCCCCTCAAGGCAGTAAACGGATGTTTACAGCGTGTTCATCAACCATCTTCCAGCGAAAACTCGGCCGACAGCCAGAAAC
The sequence above is a segment of the Pocillopora verrucosa isolate sample1 chromosome 5, ASM3666991v2, whole genome shotgun sequence genome. Coding sequences within it:
- the LOC131770452 gene encoding protein zwilch homolog: MEKLNSDIASLEKIFTNLNNSKPENVTETKFLTCDTEHEFLISFIPSKTYHPLRRIVGKVSTSFLVVGKSLQADCNDSTKSAGDITPQVARLKNERVPVGKPLSQEVFYLTGSEPLQSYAGMSKYNIHDSRGCTTEWFLSVENVHPCSLEAARYFLSVYANALRGSLRPTEVWICVDGTCKNPQGIIYLGMIPENGTVGRKTVRHVICTSKNEPITTREDLPELSSFLHHHLSSSLSTTFVETHGYALYEVMGASNFSAQDGENSRITVELTWSGVSSLLQSHPHSCDGVLHVRNIPGSVHLATHSLYLELVRVDAFFKILGEEDYPWPPLAAVSEKTVVSQMDGFFTKLNSSNVFPPVVDDEESKEDANDCTFAEGSMAHLTFQEFARKDLDFTERLWLLLKDCVDEDDLAGSLQMCCMALFNNKCQPVVHSSNMTSLAVFIRDLLQFETKEQLEKLQTRAKKFLSPDSAIKCLVEIGCEKLARDYSQYFIQQELATMGQLANYLDNNAPLGTRVSHIIKLHQILELVVTAKSVTRLGHENMRSLTQSALMYYQTHADSDNQHPTFSLSLPAFGSTSGAAVKSICASSNPAVWCVSFRSKTKTGDHTTMVQLSTSHPGRGISASPGYNVTELNDEDFDSDKEKFQYFLTCAKQVTMPVV
- the LOC131770474 gene encoding prelamin-A/C, whose translation is MTHQMKLRGNPIKRSASYNGFSLALPSNIDELKIVDSSSDSSAYLMQWSPVVRKQVGCPSLIRSPNHVLDCSVSNEFRDIIKGVENTDISLTELSDASSGSDVWQEELILRLRRQEAAIEKDKARLEEEIKTLQLKLELEEDLRRNDKECMDILRSHISKLEGKLQSSEKKIRELEHEKQRLEVNSAVLPATKPGEFTLLKARLDASAATIHALEADLKRIKGEKATLEGQGKEYQDMLIKLEHQLRSANKELQRRENRVNELVEERRSLEEFQLKARSLQRKDQKSSYALQIQIVNLQEKLEMSSRTNDELKSDKEKLEAKIKQLEYKVKELEGSYRSKLEQTMERLKRQKSHTEGNPLKAVNGCLQRVHQPSSSENSADSQKLKQQCGAEVKVSTQRKLICTLLMELNKQMEENACKDIELAPLEVTLKEFLDKISNNVTEALRETKFNGKPLQLVTVAKEPSKEEFVCEKSPNGINGSKESSEESALKAPLFMVQKVTREKFTTYRPDLWEKRQSALKPNSHSRPRKKIPVKEVEQEK